One Pyrofollis japonicus DNA window includes the following coding sequences:
- the cas6 gene encoding CRISPR system precrRNA processing endoribonuclease RAMP protein Cas6 — translation MGVEARFYVVNLVFRVVSRVKLVAWSGAVAGKIVYDSLSLAGTVLPEGGLFRVSPIYPAEGGFVPVSGFLAPGERYRLRAVFWGKAGEVPAHVLARGFTTGVVFNKDIIVEGLDMREEVVDAPLPEPPSDPGDPVAAVIVARHGATFYRFHGAIVSYPSPWRLVASIARRLSATTGLDYKPLVAAIQPCLELAQDNTKKARIRLTHGKEIKVFTGEARYHLVCGEKLAEAAKKLLGAALLTGAGGSPGLGLGEVQAITIQPPRHPTPPPVEPWAEETTE, via the coding sequence TTGGGTGTTGAGGCTAGGTTCTATGTTGTCAACCTCGTATTCCGCGTCGTTTCCCGCGTCAAGCTCGTTGCGTGGAGCGGGGCAGTGGCGGGCAAGATAGTGTACGACTCGCTGAGCCTCGCAGGCACCGTGTTGCCCGAGGGCGGGCTGTTCCGAGTCTCCCCCATATATCCCGCAGAGGGCGGCTTCGTCCCGGTCTCCGGGTTCCTCGCCCCCGGGGAGCGGTATAGGCTACGGGCAGTGTTCTGGGGCAAGGCGGGCGAGGTGCCCGCCCACGTCTTGGCGAGAGGGTTCACGACCGGCGTAGTGTTCAACAAGGACATAATTGTCGAGGGCCTCGACATGAGAGAGGAGGTGGTCGACGCCCCGCTGCCCGAGCCGCCCAGCGACCCGGGAGACCCAGTAGCCGCAGTCATTGTGGCGAGGCACGGGGCAACATTCTACCGGTTCCACGGAGCCATAGTCTCGTACCCGAGCCCCTGGAGACTAGTAGCAAGCATAGCCAGGAGACTCTCAGCAACCACCGGGCTAGACTACAAGCCACTAGTAGCAGCAATCCAGCCCTGCCTAGAACTAGCACAGGACAACACAAAGAAGGCGAGAATAAGGCTAACACACGGCAAAGAAATCAAAGTATTCACGGGCGAAGCCCGCTACCACCTAGTCTGCGGCGAGAAGCTGGCAGAGGCGGCGAAGAAGCTCCTAGGAGCAGCACTCCTCACCGGAGCCGGAGGAAGCCCAGGCCTAGGCCTAGGAGAAGTACAAGCAATAACCATACAACCACCAAGACACCCAACACCCCCACCAGTAGAGCCATGGGCAGAAGAAACCACAGAATAA
- a CDS encoding ribbon-helix-helix domain-containing protein, protein MSPRGYSWGSDPIYMVSALCSVRELGESFKGNAVYTFSACMSVTITVRIPRRLAEEMRRHREINWSEVVRKAIEEYLQRLGEAKRVEAPGELVEKLRELGLSAGDLEPPWSARRGNVREGGGVEEGKTYDTGAAIELVAKRSANIISGLHLGDNSDRVPAGNTPHPSNTLPQETGLPLSNTLASQGYAA, encoded by the coding sequence GTGTCCCCGAGGGGATACAGCTGGGGCTCTGACCCCATCTATATGGTGAGCGCTTTATGCAGTGTACGAGAACTAGGCGAGTCATTTAAAGGTAATGCCGTGTATACGTTTAGTGCTTGTATGTCTGTGACTATTACTGTGCGTATTCCGCGCCGCCTAGCAGAGGAGATGAGGAGGCACCGGGAGATCAACTGGAGCGAGGTTGTGCGCAAAGCCATAGAGGAGTATCTGCAGAGACTAGGGGAGGCCAAGAGGGTTGAGGCGCCGGGAGAACTGGTTGAGAAGCTAAGGGAGCTGGGGCTAAGCGCTGGGGACCTGGAGCCCCCTTGGTCCGCAAGAAGAGGAAATGTACGAGAGGGTGGAGGAGTAGAGGAGGGTAAAACCTATGACACGGGCGCAGCAATAGAGCTAGTAGCCAAGAGGAGCGCCAACATCATCTCCGGGCTACATCTCGGTGATAACAGCGATAGAGTACCCGCCGGCAATACCCCGCATCCTAGCAATACTCTACCCCAAGAAACAGGACTACCACTTAGCAATACTCTGGCAAGCCAAGGCTACGCCGCCTAG
- a CDS encoding 6-pyruvoyl trahydropterin synthase family protein, with protein MSFLVKACTEFSAAHSIKGHPRCGRVHGHNYRVCVWLREDEPMGIDLDDLEKWLRVNVFERFDHRYLNELLGRETVTSEDLAVIVARGLAESFGDRVERVEVCETRDLCVEYSPR; from the coding sequence ATGAGTTTCCTCGTTAAGGCCTGTACAGAGTTCTCCGCCGCTCATAGCATTAAGGGGCATCCCCGCTGCGGCCGGGTACATGGCCATAATTACCGGGTTTGTGTCTGGCTCCGCGAGGACGAGCCAATGGGTATTGACCTAGACGACTTGGAGAAGTGGCTGCGGGTGAACGTTTTCGAGCGTTTCGACCACCGGTACCTAAATGAGTTGCTGGGCCGCGAGACGGTTACTAGCGAGGACCTCGCAGTCATTGTGGCCAGGGGGCTCGCCGAGTCTTTCGGTGATAGGGTTGAGCGAGTCGAGGTCTGTGAGACCCGAGACCTATGCGTTGAGTACTCGCCGCGATAG
- a CDS encoding 7-carboxy-7-deazaguanine synthase QueE, which yields MSESRSVRPETYALSTRRDSLLVAETFLSLQGEGPFTGRRSLFIRLAGCNLRCPFCDTKYSWDVKNAREMTIEELVVLVGRADPTLVVVTGGEPLLQRDALEELVRMLYRLGYPVQVETNGTLEAPEPGTPLSQAFFVVSPKDVPIPVPGAKTHPSWFDLVRRYNNVWFKFVAANKQHVEKIIEYVENNGIPRKRVYIMPLTSEGMTIEEILKLHREIAEEALQNRVNFSPRLHLLLGLK from the coding sequence TTGAGCGAGTCGAGGTCTGTGAGACCCGAGACCTATGCGTTGAGTACTCGCCGCGATAGCCTATTGGTCGCTGAGACGTTTCTCAGCCTCCAGGGAGAAGGCCCGTTTACTGGGCGCCGAAGCCTCTTCATAAGGCTTGCTGGCTGTAATCTCCGCTGCCCCTTCTGCGACACAAAGTACTCATGGGACGTGAAGAACGCCAGGGAGATGACCATTGAGGAGCTAGTAGTACTCGTGGGCAGGGCTGACCCCACCCTAGTCGTGGTTACCGGCGGGGAGCCCCTGCTCCAGCGAGACGCGCTGGAAGAACTAGTGCGCATGCTCTACAGGCTCGGCTACCCGGTACAGGTAGAGACCAATGGTACGCTCGAGGCACCAGAGCCCGGAACCCCCCTCTCCCAGGCGTTCTTCGTCGTCTCTCCGAAGGACGTGCCCATACCAGTCCCTGGCGCGAAGACGCACCCTTCTTGGTTTGACCTCGTGCGCCGCTACAACAACGTATGGTTCAAGTTCGTGGCGGCGAACAAACAGCACGTGGAGAAGATAATAGAGTATGTAGAAAACAACGGTATACCGAGGAAAAGAGTATACATAATGCCATTGACGAGTGAAGGGATGACAATAGAGGAGATACTGAAGCTTCACCGCGAGATAGCAGAAGAAGCGCTACAAAACCGGGTAAACTTTAGCCCAAGACTCCACCTCCTACTCGGCCTAAAGTAG